The genomic window GCAGGCAGGGCAGAAATGGTTGTTAATCTGAGCACTGATGGAATAATTGCTTATACCAATGCATTGCTAAATGTCACCACTTGGCAGGCAAGTCTGTACAAAGAAGCAAACTAAGATAAAACTAGGTCTTTcaacttgaaaattattttcagcaaTCCTTTTGGCCAAGAAAAATCTGTTGGTTTCAATAGACTACTCTTCTCTGACACCTTATTAAAATGTCTGCAACCTAATGCAAGacttctgtcccttccctttcTTAACCTAACTTCTACACTCTTCTTTACTTGTGCAATGTTATATATTCAGAAGAAAACTTTACTAGCTCAGGCACTTATGAAACacgagtatttttttttccatctagttTCAAGAGAATCCagtcaggttttttgtttttccccccaaatcagaCATACTGATGCACTGCTGGATGATACAGTCCATATATTTTCCAGGAGATTTCTAAATGAAAACAAGTGTGAAGGTTTCAAAAGTTGCTGATGTCAGTTACCAAGCTGCCTTAAACAAAACACGAGAAAAAAGATAATACCACATTTCCACTTGGGAGGTTTGTGTCTCAAATAGCTTTATTGTTCCTTTGTGGATCTGTAGACATCTGTATGGCTACTTTCAGGGTGCAGAGATTTAAGCTGACTCTGAAATGAAGGACATTCAGTTACTATTGCAAAAAGTccaatgaaaacttaaaaagctCCCACTTCTGTCCCCCAGGGTCGGTAAGGTTTACTGTTTGTTGCACCGCTTGTCTGCGGCGGGCTGGACGTGGCTGCCACGGTTAAGGGCGGGCTGATGGCTGTGGCGGCTGCCACGGCCGCAGCTGCGTTGGGTGGGAGCATGGGGAAGGCCCCCGCGAAAGACAGAGGGAAGCTGTGCGCTGCGGCGGTGGCTGCAGCTGCGGCCGCGTGGACAGTGGCGGACAGGGACaagagggaggtggagagaggtGGCACGCAGGGGGCAACGCTGCCCGTGGATGGCATCCGAAGGGCAGAGTCGGCGTGGGCGAATGTAGCTGTGAGGAGGGCGGAGCCGTGGGCAGGAGGCACTTCCGTAGCGGTGGAGAGGCGACAAGGCGAGGACTCGGAGGTGTGGAGTCCGTTGGGTTGGAGCAGGGCCGCGGGGAGGTGGTGGAAGGCTGCCGCCCAGTGGTGCGGGtgcagggggtggtggtggtgggccaGAGAGGACGTCatggccgccgcctcccgctgcGAGGCACACGTGCTGAGATGAGAGACCAGTCGCACCCGCAGGGGGTCGGAGGAGTCCAGGCCCTCCACAGAGCTCAGGTACCGGGCCACTTCTGTCAGGCACTCCCGGAAGCCAATGCTCATGAAGTCCATGGCCAGAGCATGCGCGTCAAAGTAGCCTGAGACGGGGATGGACGGGTGGGCGGGAGAGGGAGTGCGAGAGAAAACGGTAAGGTGACTATGAGGAACCACCAATTGTGCTCCCCTCTGTCCTTACCAAGTTTCAAGGAGAATGGCGACCCTTTCTGAAAATGCTGCCAGTTATTTCTGGTTGTAATTTTTGTAGAAGAAATTAACTTTGCAATTCACATGTGTGACAACACTAGCAATGCTATACACTATGGTGGTTCTTGCAACCAAATAtcacagtgggggaaaaaattaagaacGTTCGTGTTTCCaatactttcattaaaaaaaacaaggcgGGGGGTCCTCTCCTTCTGTGCTGTGACAGTGAAATTCCCTAGTAAACTTTTTCACTGTAGTACAGAGTttcagtctctctgtctctgtcacatgCGATGGAGATTAAAGGGTTTATCTGAAACATCCTCACTCTTGGCATTTGTAACAGATACAAAATGCATGTTAGCAGCTTgaggattttctttaaaaatgtgctaGAATCTCTTAATAAATTCATATATGCTTCCTgacttggtgtttttttttttttttagcaaattatatgaaaaatttgatgaaacaaagatttttttttttaatttgggggttaCTAATTTGAAGATCTTATTTTTCTATCAGGCAATAGAAGGCTGCTTTACTGATATGAGGTTATTATAACTCCTTGCTTTCCTGAAATTCAAAGATATATTGCCTTCACTGGTTAGCTTACATTTTCCTGGCATCtactcaagaaaaaaatgtgtattaatttTTCAGTATCTATACATGCacgctccctgccccccaccaaggTAACAACCATTAAAAATGGCTGGAGCAGAGTCACATATATGAGAATCACTTTTTATCCAAATAAAATACATTGGATAAAAAATAGTAATGTATCATTATTATCAGTGCAAATTTAGGGTAGAATGTTAATCAGATATTTAGGGAAATGTCACCACTTCGAATGTGTGACCTCTAATGTGTATAAATGTATCCTTTTCAGATTCTCacttacaacttttttttttaatcttttttttagcaattttcaaattaaaactttACTCAGTTTTGGGATATGGGCACACATAAATGAGAAGTATTACATTCAAAGTTATTTTTACCTAAAGCATTTACTACATTATCTTTTTCACATTTCTGCAGATCAAAGTATTACCTGTTTCATTTGTCATCTAAAAAGTAAACCATCTTACTGTATAATcaaagcactttggaaaacagaagtcACAATATTCAAACTCCTAAAGGTAGAATATCAGCAGAAATTTGAAAGTCCCAAAAAGACATATGgtgtaaaaatatataccattAAAACAGTAACAATGACAGCACAAATCTGATGTAAGAGAATATCATGAAATATGGAAGATCAGCAACAAAAATAGGTATCATTCCAGGACTTCAGCTTAGATAGCAACAAAGTCCCTAGGATTAAGAGGGAAAGCTCTTCCTGAGGACACCTCCATAGAAAGATTTCACATGAGAACCCTCAGGGTTCTTTGTTGGGCTTTGTAGGCTTCTAATTTTCATGACAAGGAGGGATGAAATCAACTGGAGACAGAGTCCAGAAACACACAGGGATCTAGAAATGTAGGTTACTCTACTAAATTCTCTCCAGAGGCTAT from Meles meles chromosome 5, mMelMel3.1 paternal haplotype, whole genome shotgun sequence includes these protein-coding regions:
- the HEY2 gene encoding hairy/enhancer-of-split related with YRPW motif protein 2 → MKRPCEETTSESDMDETIDVGSENNYSGQSTSSVIRSNSPTTTSQIMARKKRRGIIEKRRRDRINNSLSELRRLVPTAFEKQGSAKLEKAEILQMTVDHLKMLQATGGKGYFDAHALAMDFMSIGFRECLTEVARYLSSVEGLDSSDPLRVRLVSHLSTCASQREAAAMTSSLAHHHHPLHPHHWAAAFHHLPAALLQPNGLHTSESSPCRLSTATEVPPAHGSALLTATFAHADSALRMPSTGSVAPCVPPLSTSLLSLSATVHAAAAAATAAAHSFPLSFAGAFPMLPPNAAAAVAAATAISPPLTVAATSSPPQTSGATNSKPYRPWGTEVGAF